A section of the Teredinibacter franksiae genome encodes:
- a CDS encoding sensor histidine kinase: MTRNLIVPFAHRIWKVEFSPSVEYVRRHQTLDVWVVLIGGFAVVTMFGLFILFSLSRSELVENEVKAKTKELNSALIAAEQANSVKSSFLASMSHELRTPLNSIIGFSVRLNKTYAGDGDAKLINALGVIERNGKHLLNLINDILDLSKVEAGKMSITRESVNVLALMEEVNGIMGPLAESKNLQLITGGTCVETIEVDKQRLLQVMINLVSNAIKYTSQGQVCVYTLLESRHKIRGLAIVVSDTGVGIKPDDLPRVFHRYERLDDPFHAGEVGTGLGLALAEELVSLHDGELSVRSEYGKGSRFTCWLPL; encoded by the coding sequence TTGACTCGCAACCTTATAGTGCCTTTTGCGCACCGCATCTGGAAAGTGGAATTTTCGCCTTCAGTTGAATACGTGCGCCGCCACCAGACTCTCGACGTGTGGGTGGTGCTAATTGGCGGTTTTGCCGTAGTAACAATGTTTGGCTTGTTTATTTTATTTAGCCTTAGTCGTAGTGAACTGGTCGAGAATGAAGTGAAAGCAAAAACCAAGGAGCTTAATAGCGCGCTTATAGCTGCTGAGCAGGCTAATTCGGTTAAATCTTCTTTTTTGGCGAGCATGTCACATGAACTACGTACACCACTAAATTCTATTATTGGGTTTAGTGTTCGCTTAAATAAAACGTATGCTGGCGATGGCGACGCAAAATTGATAAACGCTTTGGGTGTTATCGAGCGCAATGGCAAGCATTTACTCAATCTTATAAATGACATCCTCGATTTATCCAAGGTAGAAGCGGGTAAAATGAGTATTACGCGGGAGTCGGTTAATGTGTTGGCATTAATGGAAGAAGTGAATGGCATTATGGGGCCATTAGCTGAAAGCAAAAATCTGCAGTTGATTACGGGCGGTACTTGTGTTGAAACCATTGAGGTTGATAAACAGCGCTTGCTACAAGTCATGATTAATCTAGTATCAAACGCAATAAAATATACTTCTCAAGGGCAGGTATGCGTTTACACGTTACTCGAAAGCCGGCACAAAATTCGTGGTTTAGCCATTGTAGTGTCGGATACCGGTGTGGGTATAAAGCCGGATGACCTTCCGCGGGTGTTCCATCGTTACGAGAGACTGGATGACCCGTTCCATGCTGGAGAAGTGGGAACAGGGCTTGGCCTTGCCTTGGCCGAGGAGCTGGTGAGCTTGCACGATGGAGAGCTTTCGGTTCGTAGTGAGTATGGCAAGGGCTCCCGGTTTACCTGCTGGTTACCCTTGTGA
- a CDS encoding CHASE domain-containing protein: MFSLVYSGVIAPVDAGINWLHWWVGDSIGVLIFCPIILALCLSLEWAKKTTLLTFFVVYLCSILIATTIFVSARNSQEQKIEQLFSEKVAGMHTSLVKQLQNIIHTSGALSSVFSVFGEVDYRHFENYARNVSLFTTGTHALSWVPIISKGERKQFEQHTSLQLAREFSISERDASGRLVTAESRSRYFPVTYIEPMLGNEAALGFDLGSQVDRLKTIELVLSKKSTGETAPITLVQEKEEQSAFLILAPVLDGRGEVTSLVSSVYRVHDLLAATLGQSTSKFVAVTLSDITNP, from the coding sequence GTGTTTAGTCTGGTTTATTCTGGGGTAATTGCGCCGGTTGATGCTGGCATAAACTGGCTGCACTGGTGGGTTGGTGATTCTATAGGGGTGCTTATTTTTTGCCCTATCATATTAGCGTTATGTTTGAGTTTGGAGTGGGCGAAGAAAACTACGTTGTTAACATTTTTTGTAGTTTATCTGTGCTCAATTCTTATAGCGACGACTATTTTTGTTTCAGCGCGAAACTCTCAAGAGCAAAAAATAGAGCAGCTGTTTTCTGAAAAAGTTGCAGGAATGCACACCAGCTTGGTTAAACAGCTGCAAAATATTATTCATACTTCTGGCGCATTGAGTTCGGTATTCTCTGTTTTTGGTGAAGTTGATTATCGACATTTCGAAAACTATGCCCGTAATGTTTCACTGTTTACTACGGGTACTCATGCTCTTTCTTGGGTGCCCATTATTTCTAAAGGTGAACGCAAGCAGTTTGAACAGCATACTTCTCTGCAGTTGGCGCGCGAATTCTCTATTTCCGAGCGCGATGCTTCAGGTCGGTTGGTGACGGCCGAAAGTCGGTCGCGCTATTTCCCCGTTACCTATATTGAACCTATGCTAGGAAACGAGGCTGCATTGGGGTTTGACTTGGGTTCACAGGTTGATCGACTGAAGACGATTGAGCTGGTGTTATCTAAAAAGAGTACCGGAGAAACAGCACCTATAACATTGGTACAGGAAAAAGAAGAGCAGTCGGCCTTTTTGATTTTGGCTCCCGTTTTGGATGGGCGCGGTGAAGTTACTAGTCTTGTTTCCTCGGTGTATCGCGTGCACGATTTGCTGGCGGCCACACTGGGTCAGTCTACAAGTAAATTTGTTGCGGTAACGTTAAGTGATATCACTAACCCCTAA
- a CDS encoding MASE1 domain-containing protein encodes MNRLFTHIQYPLITALGYWAMGALAGFFAIPPGFASPIWPAAGFAFLMVLMVGRRTVLGVGLGSFVLNVGFGGGSVFEPSSEWVPAMIIAVGASCQSLTAWWFVRRFTRFPNIVQRPNDAVLLGLFGGPLACLVSSGVIGCGRV; translated from the coding sequence ATGAATCGTTTGTTTACTCACATTCAGTATCCATTAATTACCGCCCTTGGTTACTGGGCAATGGGTGCATTGGCCGGTTTTTTTGCGATTCCGCCAGGGTTCGCGAGCCCCATCTGGCCTGCGGCGGGTTTTGCGTTCCTTATGGTGCTCATGGTGGGCCGGCGTACTGTACTGGGCGTGGGTTTAGGCTCGTTCGTGTTGAATGTCGGGTTTGGCGGCGGGTCAGTATTTGAGCCGTCTTCCGAGTGGGTGCCTGCGATGATTATAGCGGTTGGGGCTAGTTGTCAGAGCCTTACTGCATGGTGGTTTGTCCGCCGTTTTACACGTTTTCCAAATATCGTTCAGCGCCCAAATGATGCGGTTCTACTGGGTCTTTTCGGTGGGCCCCTGGCTTGCCTGGTGTCATCGGGTGTCATCGGGTGTGGGCGTGTTTAG
- a CDS encoding tetratricopeptide repeat protein → MKKIILLLLITSLTACSSLVDKGDKLYESGLYNEAADFYQRAIERDPDNIEARLGLNQTRYKIIDRGLIEVRMMRLSSNHTAAAEKLEQILRDESNWNIVLDGPITSTQAEETRYASYWLLRQAEVLANSSNPDTFRWFLYTYRQLIANGQLVGKLTTYHDAVWAKGKQQCQALVKDVKGQRFFLKEFTEKYCGAWNQSTNLKVDPQDNSRFKQLLPDIQLTQNLNRNQNQFHTINAGADSLNEQFRNSLWYSPMGSSALKLSIDGNVNYRHRQSRETRQANYTTDSKIVRKGEDGKDISETVSVNHTHPYIAFVHRETLALNLKYTSFINRNAISRSINKPTKKTSVAHNEELPAANLHPKKAKLMNITTVVAEQINQLNTGYLGALEQFWIRTYCDQTNHTSPSGEQIMRCGAAKPDDTYINNWFVQKWGIDYQQMTELYGLE, encoded by the coding sequence ATGAAAAAAATCATTCTCTTGCTGCTTATAACGTCGTTAACCGCATGCAGTAGCTTGGTAGATAAGGGCGATAAACTGTATGAGTCGGGTTTATATAACGAAGCCGCTGACTTTTACCAGCGAGCGATTGAGCGAGACCCGGACAATATCGAGGCTAGACTGGGGCTGAATCAAACCCGCTATAAAATCATTGATAGAGGCCTTATAGAAGTGCGCATGATGCGGCTATCATCCAATCATACGGCCGCAGCCGAAAAACTCGAACAAATTTTACGCGATGAATCCAATTGGAATATTGTATTGGATGGCCCCATAACATCAACACAGGCAGAGGAAACCCGATACGCCAGTTATTGGCTATTAAGGCAAGCAGAGGTACTCGCCAATTCGAGCAACCCAGACACATTCCGATGGTTTTTGTACACCTACCGCCAATTGATCGCCAATGGCCAACTAGTCGGCAAACTCACAACTTACCACGACGCCGTTTGGGCAAAAGGGAAACAGCAGTGCCAAGCATTAGTAAAAGATGTTAAAGGACAACGCTTCTTTCTAAAAGAATTCACCGAAAAATATTGCGGTGCCTGGAACCAAAGCACTAACCTAAAAGTTGACCCACAAGACAACAGTCGATTCAAACAACTGTTACCGGACATACAGTTAACGCAAAATTTAAACCGCAATCAAAATCAATTCCACACAATAAATGCTGGCGCTGACTCATTAAATGAACAATTTCGCAATAGCTTGTGGTACTCCCCTATGGGTTCATCGGCATTAAAATTAAGCATTGACGGCAATGTAAACTACCGACACCGCCAATCACGCGAAACGCGCCAGGCCAATTACACTACCGACAGTAAAATCGTTAGAAAAGGCGAAGATGGCAAAGACATATCCGAGACCGTATCGGTTAACCACACCCACCCTTACATTGCCTTTGTACACAGAGAGACGCTAGCATTAAACTTAAAATACACTAGCTTCATTAATAGAAACGCCATCTCACGAAGCATAAATAAGCCCACAAAAAAAACATCCGTGGCTCACAACGAAGAACTCCCAGCGGCCAACTTACACCCCAAAAAAGCGAAATTAATGAACATTACGACCGTCGTAGCTGAGCAAATAAACCAGTTAAATACTGGCTACCTTGGCGCATTGGAGCAGTTTTGGATAAGAACCTATTGTGATCAAACCAATCACACGAGCCCCTCGGGAGAGCAGATAATGCGTTGTGGCGCCGCCAAACCCGATGACACCTATATCAACAACTGGTTCGTTCAGAAATGGGGGATCGATTACCAGCAAATGACAGAGCTTTATGGCCTAGAATAG
- a CDS encoding penicillin-binding protein activator LpoB has protein sequence MKRTFSFICLAFLTVLLGACGNQAVKVERIGVDEVNDLSGKWNDTDSKLVSNEMVDDMLSRPWLETHVLQTNKMPNIIVGGIRNLSHEHVNVTTFVNDIEREIINSGSASFVANSGERGQIRDERFDQDLNASEESRKAMGQELGADYMMIGSINTIIDAAGKTQITYYQIDLKLVSLTDNRTVWIGQKKIKKLITGRSVRY, from the coding sequence ATGAAGCGGACTTTTTCCTTTATATGCTTAGCTTTTCTTACAGTTTTATTAGGCGCCTGTGGCAATCAAGCCGTAAAAGTCGAACGCATAGGCGTGGACGAAGTAAACGACTTGAGCGGCAAATGGAACGACACCGACTCAAAGTTGGTCTCCAATGAAATGGTAGACGACATGCTCTCCAGACCTTGGCTCGAAACGCATGTTCTTCAAACAAACAAAATGCCTAACATAATTGTTGGCGGCATTCGCAACCTTAGCCATGAACATGTAAATGTAACTACGTTTGTTAACGACATCGAACGGGAAATCATTAATTCGGGAAGCGCAAGCTTTGTCGCTAATAGCGGCGAACGCGGCCAAATTAGAGATGAGCGCTTCGACCAAGATTTGAATGCCTCTGAAGAATCGCGAAAAGCTATGGGTCAAGAGTTGGGCGCTGACTATATGATGATAGGCAGCATCAATACCATTATTGACGCTGCAGGAAAAACTCAAATCACTTACTATCAAATTGACTTAAAGCTTGTGAGCCTTACTGACAACCGTACAGTATGGATAGGCCAGAAAAAAATTAAGAAATTAATTACCGGCCGTTCTGTTCGTTACTAA
- a CDS encoding LPP20 family lipoprotein: MKKNLIITALLILFVSACAHEGSKTHNAQPEWVMSESQQYPRSQFLTGVGEADTMEDARTRARAELAKIFSVNIQSTSSDITAYEQSRVAGISYTTDSLAVSRDIRSSTEQRLEGVKVPELWKNPLEQRYYALAILPRQTTTLNLRTDITLLDVATSTLITRTQQSKSLIEKIRLSNETIPLQQKRRVLNKQLQVVSLTGQSVPSQWPVEKLQLDHAALIARITITVKASGLNNEKLQTSVEDALASQGFTVIPEGAYQLNVNLDSTALPPQGQWYYEKANLSISLVGDNKKSLGGHAWDFKVSSSDPTLTELRVLEQAKKRLQTELQNVLFNMLGSNS, from the coding sequence ATGAAAAAAAACCTGATAATCACCGCATTACTGATTTTATTCGTAAGTGCCTGCGCGCACGAAGGTTCAAAAACGCATAATGCACAGCCAGAATGGGTTATGTCCGAAAGCCAACAATACCCGCGCTCACAATTTTTAACTGGCGTTGGCGAAGCTGACACAATGGAAGACGCTAGAACTCGCGCCAGAGCAGAATTAGCTAAAATATTTAGTGTCAACATACAGTCGACTTCCAGCGACATTACGGCCTACGAACAAAGCCGTGTAGCAGGCATATCATATACCACTGACTCTTTGGCTGTTTCACGGGATATACGAAGCTCCACGGAACAACGTCTTGAAGGCGTTAAAGTCCCCGAATTATGGAAAAACCCATTAGAGCAGCGTTACTACGCGCTGGCTATTTTACCTAGACAAACCACCACCCTGAATTTGCGCACCGATATAACTCTACTAGACGTAGCCACCAGCACACTCATAACGCGTACTCAACAGTCAAAATCGCTTATAGAAAAAATTCGTTTATCCAACGAAACCATTCCTTTACAACAAAAGCGTCGGGTACTAAACAAGCAATTACAGGTCGTGTCATTAACAGGCCAATCGGTTCCCTCGCAATGGCCTGTCGAAAAGCTCCAACTCGATCATGCTGCACTTATCGCAAGAATAACAATTACCGTAAAGGCATCTGGCTTAAACAATGAAAAACTACAAACGAGCGTAGAAGACGCGTTGGCGAGCCAGGGCTTTACCGTAATACCCGAAGGCGCCTACCAATTAAACGTTAACTTAGACTCAACAGCCTTACCGCCCCAAGGGCAATGGTATTATGAAAAAGCCAACCTCAGCATATCGCTAGTTGGTGATAACAAAAAAAGCCTAGGCGGTCATGCATGGGATTTTAAAGTATCGTCCTCAGACCCCACCCTCACCGAATTACGCGTACTTGAGCAAGCAAAGAAGCGGTTACAAACAGAGCTACAAAACGTACTGTTTAACATGTTGGGGAGTAACTCTTAA
- a CDS encoding VWA domain-containing protein — protein sequence MKRVSTIILLLGCLVAVLVGCKDHAPLERTTESSIAVLKGSFRTENPDEIGFPVKVLFAIDASASMGFVMPDGSGAGADPHGLRLDAAREFINRYNSEFDDVSFEVMIWNSAVTAVTQNGDGQNDYTKDPDELNDILSFNANDTTTNYLGTLSTIYADIQRDITDTENQDNLSRTKYIVIFLSDGQPDSGTGIDSEKKITDSVEDIVDMVENWGVGSFNFHTFLLEDPALDDDDLAQAGQILEAMADAGQGQYQHFENADSIDFNIVDLRLTVEYIVKYIVAYNYNVIPGVDSLMVDTDGDGLSDEEELLYGSDPGNHDTDNDGMSDYFEKLVSSPGNERDPLVFDSPCDLGAEDTWPDTDTDGLTDCEEYIQGTKRKIADTDYDGIPDYIEHLAGTSPIEVQDTDDTDFDGSVDWLEVHHHTNVKSADPIVRERYSYQYEIVDTGLVQMNQGTDSESFVREFEFTISNIHLLDPGYRSDMTDQLPGDNVIQLYVAQVPSDQPDTTPLFRRATVTVNIRDSDKVIEITPDNFELVP from the coding sequence ATGAAGCGGGTTTCCACAATTATTTTACTACTTGGATGCTTGGTTGCGGTGCTTGTGGGGTGTAAAGATCACGCACCACTGGAACGTACTACCGAAAGTAGCATAGCCGTATTAAAAGGTTCTTTTCGTACCGAAAATCCAGACGAGATTGGCTTTCCGGTAAAAGTGCTATTTGCGATTGATGCGTCTGCCAGTATGGGGTTTGTTATGCCCGACGGCAGTGGGGCCGGGGCAGACCCTCACGGTCTACGACTAGACGCGGCCAGAGAATTCATTAATCGTTACAACAGCGAGTTCGACGATGTTTCGTTTGAGGTGATGATTTGGAATTCTGCCGTTACCGCCGTTACCCAAAATGGCGATGGCCAAAACGACTACACCAAAGACCCAGACGAACTCAACGATATTCTTAGCTTCAATGCAAATGACACGACGACTAACTATTTGGGAACACTCAGTACTATATACGCTGATATTCAGCGGGATATTACCGATACAGAAAATCAGGATAATTTGTCTCGTACTAAATATATCGTAATATTTCTTAGCGATGGTCAGCCAGATTCTGGTACCGGAATAGACTCCGAGAAAAAAATAACTGATAGCGTAGAAGATATTGTCGATATGGTCGAAAATTGGGGCGTGGGTTCATTTAACTTCCACACCTTTTTGCTAGAAGATCCAGCACTGGACGACGATGATCTTGCCCAGGCTGGACAAATACTAGAAGCGATGGCCGATGCAGGGCAGGGCCAATATCAACATTTTGAAAATGCCGACTCTATCGACTTCAATATTGTTGACCTACGGTTAACGGTTGAATACATCGTTAAGTATATTGTTGCTTACAATTACAATGTTATACCAGGTGTTGATAGCTTAATGGTCGATACCGATGGCGACGGCCTATCCGACGAAGAGGAGTTACTCTACGGTTCTGACCCCGGTAACCACGACACCGATAACGATGGCATGAGTGATTACTTCGAGAAGTTAGTGAGTTCACCGGGTAACGAACGCGATCCATTGGTTTTTGATAGCCCCTGTGATTTGGGTGCGGAAGACACATGGCCCGATACTGACACCGACGGTTTGACTGATTGTGAAGAATATATACAGGGTACAAAAAGAAAAATTGCTGACACCGATTACGATGGTATTCCCGATTATATTGAACACCTAGCGGGCACTAGCCCTATTGAAGTACAAGATACTGACGATACCGATTTTGACGGTAGCGTTGATTGGCTAGAAGTTCATCACCACACCAATGTAAAGTCAGCGGACCCTATTGTTCGCGAACGCTACTCCTATCAGTACGAAATAGTTGATACAGGATTAGTGCAAATGAATCAAGGAACAGATTCTGAATCTTTTGTACGTGAATTCGAATTTACCATTTCCAATATCCACTTACTAGACCCTGGTTATCGTAGCGATATGACCGATCAGCTGCCTGGGGACAATGTCATACAGCTGTACGTAGCTCAGGTCCCGAGTGACCAACCCGATACAACACCTTTGTTTCGGCGTGCAACCGTGACCGTGAATATCCGTGATAGCGATAAAGTAATCGAAATTACACCAGACAATTTTGAACTAGTTCCATAA
- a CDS encoding thrombospondin type 3 repeat-containing protein, which produces MKTLILSTLLVGFALVMLSLSALAGVYTDEGYLDDSGVLWVRYVDQNGNVFFRDEDGRILECGADCGAPPTGGVGGGGGGALVLVALTVGPIQQADDDFDDDGWNDPQDNCTHDANFDQDNSDGDRHGDACDNCPSLANYYQEDIDNDGIGDVCDNDIDGDEVELLGQRDNCAYIANSDQTDRDEDGMGDLCDDDDDGDTIPDAIDNCPAVANTGQANADFYLVGDVQGDACDNDYDNDGFNINVDLCPNARSDQNLDSDEDGIGNVCDNCPSTANADQVDSDGDGRGDICSV; this is translated from the coding sequence GTGAAAACCCTTATCTTGTCAACATTATTGGTTGGATTTGCATTAGTCATGCTATCTCTTTCGGCTCTCGCGGGCGTTTATACCGACGAAGGCTACCTCGATGATAGTGGAGTTCTTTGGGTACGCTACGTCGATCAAAACGGGAACGTATTTTTTCGTGATGAAGACGGTCGCATATTGGAGTGTGGAGCGGATTGTGGTGCTCCTCCTACTGGTGGCGTGGGTGGAGGAGGTGGCGGAGCGCTGGTTTTGGTTGCACTTACGGTCGGACCAATCCAGCAAGCCGATGACGATTTCGACGATGACGGCTGGAATGACCCACAAGATAACTGCACGCACGATGCAAACTTCGACCAGGATAATTCCGACGGTGATCGACACGGCGATGCCTGCGATAACTGCCCTTCGCTCGCCAATTATTATCAAGAAGACATAGATAACGATGGTATTGGAGACGTTTGCGATAACGATATCGATGGCGATGAAGTTGAGCTACTCGGGCAAAGAGATAATTGTGCGTACATTGCCAATAGCGATCAAACCGATCGAGATGAAGACGGCATGGGCGATTTATGTGATGACGACGATGATGGCGACACTATTCCGGATGCTATCGACAATTGTCCTGCTGTAGCCAATACAGGCCAAGCCAATGCGGATTTCTATCTGGTAGGCGACGTGCAGGGAGATGCCTGCGATAACGACTACGACAATGATGGATTCAATATTAATGTAGATTTGTGCCCCAACGCTCGCTCGGATCAAAACTTGGATTCAGATGAAGATGGTATTGGTAATGTTTGTGATAATTGCCCATCAACGGCGAATGCCGATCAGGTTGATAGTGATGGTGATGGTCGCGGCGATATTTGTTCAGTTTAG